From one Luteipulveratus mongoliensis genomic stretch:
- a CDS encoding carbohydrate ABC transporter permease, whose amino-acid sequence MSQNLAVRTPPRPARPPVRKGSRRRRRETLRNLAFLSPWLLGTGLFFFYPLVSSAYYSFTHYDGFGSPTFDGLSNWRFVFSDYPFFWPALRNTLWLVVVMVTLRVIFGLGVGMLVIRLKRGANLFRTLYYAPYLAPPVASTLAFVFLLNPGTGPVNTILGKVGLPEPAWFNDPAWSKPALTLLALWGIGDLMVIFMASLLDVPKEQYEAAQLDGAGPFQQFRFVTLPHLRPILTFAAVTGVIATMQYYTEPLVAGQIASGQIGGSGQQTEPGYPDKSTLTLPQLVYHLGFQRFDIGAACVIALVLFALSMVFAALLMRRGGGFLGNDA is encoded by the coding sequence ATGAGCCAGAACCTGGCCGTCAGGACCCCGCCGAGGCCAGCGCGCCCACCCGTCCGCAAGGGATCCCGACGCCGGCGCCGAGAGACCCTCCGCAACCTGGCGTTCCTGTCCCCCTGGCTGCTCGGCACCGGACTGTTCTTCTTCTATCCCCTGGTGTCCTCGGCGTACTACTCCTTCACGCACTACGACGGTTTCGGGTCACCGACGTTCGACGGCCTCTCGAACTGGCGGTTCGTCTTCTCCGACTACCCGTTCTTCTGGCCGGCGCTGCGCAACACCCTCTGGCTCGTCGTGGTCATGGTGACGCTCCGGGTCATCTTCGGGCTGGGCGTCGGCATGCTCGTCATCCGGCTGAAGCGCGGCGCCAACCTGTTCCGCACGCTGTACTACGCGCCGTACCTCGCGCCGCCGGTCGCCAGCACGCTCGCCTTCGTGTTCCTGCTGAACCCGGGCACGGGTCCGGTCAACACGATCCTCGGCAAGGTCGGTCTGCCCGAGCCGGCGTGGTTCAACGATCCCGCGTGGTCCAAGCCGGCTCTCACCTTGCTCGCGCTGTGGGGGATCGGCGACCTGATGGTCATCTTCATGGCCTCGCTGCTGGACGTGCCCAAGGAGCAGTACGAGGCCGCCCAGCTCGACGGTGCCGGGCCTTTCCAGCAGTTCCGTTTCGTGACGCTGCCGCACCTGCGTCCGATCCTCACCTTCGCCGCCGTGACCGGCGTCATCGCGACGATGCAGTACTACACCGAGCCACTCGTGGCCGGTCAGATCGCCAGCGGTCAGATCGGAGGATCCGGCCAGCAGACCGAGCCCGGCTACCCCGACAAGTCGACGCTGACGTTGCCGCAGCTGGTCTACCACCTGGGTTTCCAACGGTTCGACATCGGCGCCGCTTGCGTGATCGCCCTCGTCCTCTTCGCGCTCTCGATGGTGTTCGCAGCGCTGCTGATGCGACGCGGCGGCGGCTTCCTGGGGAATGACGCCTGA
- a CDS encoding GNAT family N-acetyltransferase, whose protein sequence is MSTRQTEARVFQPIQDSRPDDQPWGAMTWPPAAGTELEGEFVRLRQISPEADSSALFAALDADAVWSVFGAPRPPTPEALAGGLGYLGGLPGRFQWLVIARETTEVATAGEVLGMSSYYDVSEGDARLEIGATAYNPSVWSTHVNPETKLLLLRYAFAELGCGRVQFRTDVRNTRSQSAIARLGAAYEGTLRRYDRRPDGTVRDTVLFSITAQDWPAVERGLIERVGHATRSHDI, encoded by the coding sequence ATGAGCACACGACAGACAGAAGCGCGCGTGTTCCAACCGATTCAGGACAGCCGTCCCGACGACCAGCCGTGGGGCGCGATGACCTGGCCGCCCGCCGCTGGCACCGAGCTGGAGGGCGAGTTCGTACGCCTCCGCCAGATCTCCCCGGAGGCCGACTCGAGCGCGCTGTTCGCCGCTCTCGACGCCGACGCCGTGTGGAGCGTCTTCGGAGCACCCCGGCCGCCGACGCCCGAAGCGCTCGCCGGAGGGCTGGGTTACCTCGGCGGACTGCCTGGTCGGTTCCAGTGGCTGGTGATCGCACGGGAGACGACCGAGGTGGCGACGGCCGGTGAAGTCCTCGGAATGTCCTCGTACTACGACGTTTCCGAGGGCGACGCGAGACTGGAGATCGGCGCGACGGCGTACAACCCCTCCGTGTGGTCGACCCACGTCAACCCTGAGACCAAGTTGCTGCTGCTGCGGTACGCCTTCGCCGAGCTGGGGTGCGGTCGTGTCCAGTTCCGTACCGACGTGCGGAACACCAGGTCACAGAGCGCGATCGCGCGACTCGGCGCGGCGTACGAGGGAACCCTCCGCCGCTACGACCGGCGGCCCGACGGCACTGTGCGTGACACTGTGCTGTTCTCGATCACCGCGCAGGACTGGCCGGCCGTCGAGCGCGGACTCATCGAGCGGGTGGGCCACGCGACTCGATCCCACGACATCTAG
- a CDS encoding GNAT family N-acetyltransferase, which translates to MSQPEPRDGSAETTNPWWVHVESDRGLLLRRVTTADAAGVLAVHGDPRVYAYDPQEVHPDLAHSRRFVVPMLDHWAEHGFGYWSVLVPREWSPDGPRGTGSGDADRAYAGLGGIQHHQVSGQPVLNVYFRLAPAVQGRGVAGRILNESVRMAAAVAPGQDVVVRTRPANTAARRVATRAGFVDEGLEPGTTDMQLLRLSR; encoded by the coding sequence ATGAGTCAGCCCGAGCCTCGAGATGGGTCTGCCGAGACGACGAATCCCTGGTGGGTGCACGTCGAGAGCGATCGGGGCCTCCTGCTGCGGCGCGTGACCACCGCGGACGCCGCGGGTGTCCTTGCCGTGCACGGTGATCCGCGGGTCTACGCGTACGACCCGCAGGAAGTACACCCCGATCTCGCTCATTCGCGACGGTTCGTCGTACCTATGCTCGACCACTGGGCGGAGCACGGGTTCGGCTACTGGTCGGTGCTCGTACCCCGCGAGTGGTCGCCGGACGGCCCGCGCGGGACCGGGTCTGGCGACGCCGACCGGGCGTACGCCGGGCTCGGTGGCATCCAGCATCACCAGGTGTCGGGCCAGCCGGTCCTCAACGTCTACTTCCGACTGGCTCCGGCGGTGCAGGGTCGCGGCGTCGCCGGACGCATCCTGAACGAGTCTGTCCGGATGGCCGCCGCCGTGGCGCCAGGGCAGGACGTCGTCGTACGAACTCGGCCGGCCAACACGGCCGCTCGACGGGTCGCGACCAGGGCTGGGTTCGTCGACGAGGGGCTGGAGCCCGGGACTACGGACATGCAGCTGTTGCGTCTCAGTCGCTAG
- a CDS encoding carbohydrate ABC transporter permease, giving the protein MPARARPTLEWIALHALAIAAALFFALPFLFVILTALMSDQQALTRDLWPHQFVWHNLVDVWNTPGFSTWWRNTIIYAVAGTALTLLSSIPVAYALAHFRFRGRNLAMMVVIATMMLPPQVAVIPLYIVWARDLHLSGTLWPLILPLAFGDAYSIFLLRQFLLTIPREYIEAAKVDGCGDFRAMVRVVLPMARPGIAAAALFQFFYCWNDFFGPQIYTSENPGAWTLSYGLQSFRSAHHTNWNLTMAATLLVMAPVIVVFFLAQRAFIEGVTLTGVKG; this is encoded by the coding sequence ATGCCCGCCCGCGCTCGACCGACGCTGGAGTGGATCGCACTCCACGCCCTGGCCATCGCCGCAGCCCTGTTCTTCGCGCTGCCGTTCCTGTTCGTCATCCTGACCGCGCTGATGAGCGACCAGCAGGCGTTGACCCGCGACCTGTGGCCACACCAGTTCGTGTGGCACAACCTCGTCGACGTCTGGAACACACCAGGCTTCTCGACCTGGTGGCGCAACACGATCATCTACGCCGTGGCCGGCACGGCGCTGACGCTGCTCTCGAGCATCCCCGTCGCGTACGCCCTCGCGCACTTCCGCTTCCGCGGCCGCAACCTGGCGATGATGGTGGTCATCGCAACGATGATGCTGCCGCCGCAGGTTGCCGTCATCCCGCTCTACATCGTCTGGGCCCGCGACCTGCACCTCTCCGGCACGCTCTGGCCGTTGATCCTCCCGCTGGCCTTCGGCGACGCGTACTCGATCTTCCTGCTCCGACAGTTCCTGCTCACCATTCCGCGCGAGTACATCGAGGCCGCGAAGGTGGACGGCTGCGGCGACTTCCGCGCGATGGTCCGCGTCGTCCTGCCGATGGCGCGGCCGGGCATCGCAGCGGCGGCTCTGTTCCAGTTCTTCTACTGCTGGAACGACTTCTTCGGGCCGCAGATCTACACCTCCGAGAATCCCGGCGCCTGGACACTCAGCTACGGGCTGCAGTCGTTCCGCAGCGCCCATCACACGAATTGGAACCTGACCATGGCTGCGACCCTGCTGGTGATGGCACCCGTCATCGTCGTGTTCTTCCTGGCCCAGAGGGCCTTCATCGAGGGCGTCACCCTGACGGGAGTGAAGGGATGA
- a CDS encoding 6-phospho-beta-glucosidase, with protein MKLAVVGGGSTYTPELVDGLGRLQDVLPFDELVLVDPAEDRLELVGGFGQRILDRLGHPGTLTTSAELEPALDGVDAVLLQLRIGGQAARHQDETWPLECGCVGQETTGAGGLAKALRTVPVVLDIAERVRKAAPDAWIIDFTNPVGIVTRGLLNEGHRAVGLCNVAIGFQRKLASILGVEPQQLELDHVGLNHLTWERAARVDGTDRLPQILAGHAAELAEDIKLPAGLMTSLGVIPSYYLRYFYAHDEVVRELVEAGAAGSRATAVTAVETELLALYADPTLDTKPDLLAQRGGAYYSEAAVQLAASLLGTGATPAPQVVNLRNNGTLPFLPDDAVIEVPAHVDHTGVRAVDVAPLEPLYAGLVSAVTSYEHLALDAALRGGRQRVFEALLAHPLVGQAELADGLTDRLIAHNREHLPWA; from the coding sequence ATGAAGCTCGCCGTCGTCGGCGGTGGGTCGACCTACACCCCCGAGCTGGTCGATGGTCTCGGCCGACTTCAGGACGTGCTCCCCTTCGACGAGCTCGTGCTGGTCGACCCCGCGGAGGATCGGCTCGAGCTGGTCGGTGGCTTCGGCCAGCGGATCCTCGACCGTCTCGGGCATCCGGGCACGCTGACCACGAGCGCTGAGCTCGAGCCGGCTCTGGACGGTGTGGACGCCGTGCTGCTGCAGCTCCGGATCGGCGGCCAGGCTGCTCGACACCAGGACGAGACCTGGCCGCTGGAGTGTGGCTGCGTCGGTCAGGAGACAACCGGCGCCGGCGGGCTCGCCAAGGCCCTACGCACCGTGCCGGTCGTCCTCGACATCGCCGAACGCGTACGCAAGGCCGCGCCTGACGCGTGGATCATCGACTTCACCAACCCGGTCGGCATCGTCACCCGCGGCCTCCTGAACGAGGGACACCGAGCCGTCGGTCTGTGCAACGTCGCGATCGGTTTTCAGCGCAAGCTCGCCAGCATCCTCGGGGTCGAGCCCCAGCAGCTGGAGCTGGACCACGTCGGCCTCAACCACCTCACCTGGGAGCGCGCGGCACGCGTCGACGGCACCGACAGGCTTCCGCAGATCCTCGCGGGCCACGCGGCCGAGCTCGCCGAGGACATCAAGCTGCCCGCCGGTCTCATGACGAGCCTCGGCGTGATCCCGTCGTACTACCTGCGCTACTTCTACGCCCACGACGAGGTCGTGCGTGAGCTGGTCGAAGCCGGTGCCGCCGGTTCACGTGCCACCGCGGTCACTGCCGTGGAGACCGAGCTGCTCGCCCTGTACGCCGACCCGACGCTGGACACCAAGCCGGACCTCCTCGCCCAGCGCGGTGGGGCGTACTACTCCGAGGCGGCCGTCCAGCTCGCCGCCTCGCTGCTCGGCACGGGCGCGACGCCCGCACCTCAGGTGGTCAATCTGCGCAACAACGGCACGCTGCCGTTCCTGCCCGACGACGCGGTCATCGAGGTGCCCGCGCACGTGGACCACACCGGCGTACGCGCGGTCGACGTGGCACCGCTCGAGCCGCTGTACGCCGGACTGGTCTCCGCCGTCACCTCGTATGAGCACCTCGCGCTGGACGCTGCCCTGCGGGGCGGCCGCCAGCGCGTGTTCGAAGCGTTGCTCGCCCACCCGCTGGTGGGTCAGGCCGAGCTGGCCGACGGCCTCACCGACCGGCTGATCGCCCACAACCGCGAGCACCTTCCATGGGCGTGA
- a CDS encoding N-acetylglucosamine kinase — protein MGVTRAILAIDAGNSKTDVALVSVDGTLLGTVRGGGFRPHLVGARAAVRTLVPLVEDVRRAAGEVEICHVAACLANADLPVEHEALDAAIRDEAWAPSTEVVNDTFALLHAGTETGVGVAVICGAGTNCSGVLADGTVARFFAVGTISGDWGGGGFLWQEAMWWAARAEDGRGPDTALRTALPSHLGLSTMAELIEAVHLDKIAEHDRMSLTPVLFKVADGGDQVAIDLVRRQGQEIVALAAAAIRRLDAVDEPLDVVLGGGVLTSRNPLLLKEIRLRLAEQAPHAVPRVVATPPVLGAARLGLRRVGAPDDAHARLRRAFAG, from the coding sequence ATGGGCGTGACGCGCGCGATCCTCGCGATCGACGCGGGCAACAGCAAGACCGACGTCGCACTCGTGTCCGTCGACGGGACGCTGCTCGGCACGGTCCGCGGCGGCGGGTTCCGTCCCCACCTGGTCGGCGCTCGCGCGGCCGTCCGCACCCTCGTTCCGCTCGTCGAGGACGTACGCCGTGCCGCGGGTGAGGTCGAGATCTGCCACGTGGCAGCGTGTCTGGCCAACGCAGACCTGCCCGTCGAGCACGAGGCGCTCGACGCTGCCATCCGGGACGAGGCGTGGGCGCCCTCCACCGAGGTCGTTAACGACACGTTCGCGTTGCTGCACGCAGGAACCGAGACCGGGGTCGGCGTGGCCGTCATCTGCGGCGCCGGCACCAACTGCAGCGGCGTCCTGGCCGACGGCACCGTCGCGCGGTTCTTCGCGGTCGGCACCATCTCCGGAGACTGGGGTGGCGGCGGATTCCTCTGGCAGGAAGCGATGTGGTGGGCGGCCCGCGCGGAGGACGGCCGGGGACCGGACACCGCACTGCGCACCGCTCTGCCTTCGCACCTCGGCCTGAGCACGATGGCGGAGCTGATCGAGGCCGTCCACCTGGACAAGATCGCCGAGCACGACCGCATGTCCCTGACCCCGGTGCTGTTCAAGGTGGCCGACGGCGGCGACCAGGTCGCCATCGACCTGGTCCGCCGACAAGGACAGGAGATCGTCGCGCTGGCCGCTGCCGCCATCCGCCGGCTCGACGCGGTCGACGAACCGCTCGACGTCGTTCTCGGCGGTGGCGTCCTCACGAGTCGTAATCCGTTGCTGCTGAAGGAGATTCGACTCCGGCTCGCGGAGCAGGCGCCGCACGCGGTCCCTCGAGTTGTCGCGACGCCGCCCGTCCTGGGCGCCGCCCGGCTCGGTCTGCGCCGGGTGGGTGCGCCCGACGACGCGCACGCTCGACTGCGTCGCGCCTTCGCCGGCTGA
- a CDS encoding NAD-dependent epimerase/dehydratase family protein encodes MSGVTLVTGGSGYIGGWAIAELLRRGDTVRATLRNPARAAEVSDAVRQVAGSTGRLEFATADLSSDDGWDAAMDGVEKVLHVASPMGITTEGDADSLIRPAVDGTRRIMRAATEAGVRRVVMTSAANAASPSSYAEEGVTDETLWTDLNDSSLIPYRRAKTMAERAAWEMAERPGAPELTTVLPGAEFGPILSASTTGSVSIVARMLGGKVSRVPRIGFEVVDVRDLVDLHLRAMGAPEAAGQRFLGTGEFIWMRDMAEALRVGLGDDATKVSVRGVPDFLVRLAARRDSALREIAPALGRKNRHSTAKAYEVLGWQARPARETVVDCGRSLLDHGAV; translated from the coding sequence ATGTCCGGAGTCACTCTGGTCACCGGCGGCAGCGGCTACATCGGCGGCTGGGCGATCGCCGAGCTACTGCGTCGAGGCGACACGGTCCGCGCCACGCTGCGCAACCCGGCTCGCGCCGCGGAGGTGTCCGACGCCGTACGCCAGGTCGCCGGCTCGACCGGGCGACTCGAGTTCGCGACGGCTGACCTCTCGTCCGACGACGGCTGGGACGCCGCGATGGACGGTGTCGAGAAGGTTCTGCACGTGGCCTCCCCGATGGGCATCACGACCGAAGGTGACGCTGATTCGCTCATCCGGCCGGCGGTCGACGGGACTCGACGCATCATGCGAGCCGCCACCGAAGCCGGCGTGCGGCGCGTGGTCATGACGTCCGCCGCCAACGCGGCCAGCCCCTCGTCGTATGCCGAGGAAGGCGTGACCGACGAGACCCTCTGGACTGACCTGAACGACTCGTCATTGATCCCTTACCGCCGCGCCAAGACGATGGCGGAGCGGGCCGCGTGGGAGATGGCGGAACGGCCGGGAGCGCCCGAGCTGACGACGGTCCTGCCCGGCGCAGAATTCGGTCCGATCCTGTCCGCGTCGACGACGGGTTCGGTCAGCATCGTGGCGCGCATGCTCGGTGGCAAGGTGTCGCGGGTGCCGCGAATTGGGTTCGAAGTAGTGGATGTTCGCGATCTCGTCGATCTGCACCTGCGCGCCATGGGCGCGCCTGAGGCGGCCGGTCAGCGGTTCCTCGGCACGGGTGAGTTCATCTGGATGCGCGACATGGCCGAGGCGCTGCGCGTGGGTCTCGGCGATGACGCGACGAAGGTCTCCGTCCGAGGCGTACCCGACTTCCTCGTGCGACTCGCTGCTCGTCGCGACTCAGCGCTGCGCGAGATCGCGCCGGCCCTCGGCCGCAAGAACCGGCACAGCACGGCGAAGGCGTACGAGGTCCTTGGCTGGCAGGCTCGGCCTGCCCGCGAGACCGTCGTCGACTGCGGCCGTAGCCTCCTCGACCACGGAGCCGTCTAG
- a CDS encoding TetR/AcrR family transcriptional regulator — translation MGEATGRRTRSDAVHNRERIATAAREALAEDGSASLSAIAKRAGVGIGSLYRHFPTREALVMEVYRTDIGTLIDLAPTLADEHPPMEALRRWFGEVARYARLKYGVAEVIHAATNGALEDPAYEPFVNAIAVLLDAGERSGDLKAGVDPEDVLLQLSMLWRIDPAKDEGRSERLVGLIIDGLRASPSD, via the coding sequence ATGGGAGAGGCGACAGGCCGGCGTACCCGGTCCGATGCAGTCCACAACCGTGAGCGGATCGCGACGGCGGCCCGCGAGGCGTTGGCCGAGGACGGCTCCGCATCCCTGTCCGCCATCGCCAAGCGCGCCGGCGTCGGGATCGGGTCGCTCTACCGGCACTTCCCGACGCGGGAGGCCCTCGTGATGGAGGTCTACCGCACCGACATCGGCACGCTCATCGACCTGGCGCCGACGCTCGCCGACGAGCACCCGCCCATGGAGGCGTTGCGGCGCTGGTTCGGCGAGGTCGCTCGCTATGCGCGCCTCAAGTACGGCGTCGCCGAGGTCATCCACGCGGCCACCAACGGAGCGCTCGAGGACCCCGCCTACGAGCCCTTCGTCAACGCGATCGCTGTCCTGCTCGACGCCGGCGAGCGCAGTGGCGACCTGAAGGCCGGCGTCGACCCAGAGGACGTCCTCCTGCAGCTCAGCATGCTCTGGCGGATCGACCCGGCCAAGGACGAGGGGCGCTCCGAACGCCTCGTCGGCCTCATCATCGACGGCCTGCGCGCGAGCCCTAGCGACTGA
- a CDS encoding TIGR03767 family metallophosphoesterase, with translation MSHELNRRDALRLGVAGGAAFVATQLPSAAVAAPPRFRPHGSPKGTTLDATVRLGSPGRNGYRLLVAGPGEPRVVRDDLLAHRPQRKARPRPLLAFGQLTDTHLVDAQSPGRVEFLDRYSDPDQLGAAAPLDGQYRPHDMLTVQVAESMVQALNRVRRGPATGVPMAFTICTGDNVDNTQYNELRWQIDVLDGQRVRPDSGDPRRYEGVADPTHYDTRYWHPEGAPGREHPDLPRTRNGFPAVPGLLDSCRRPFHATGLDMPWLTTFGNHDGLMSGSVPPTAGGLRAMTTGGRKVIDLPPGTDVLQLLDGINTLDPGALATLFAGPARSVTPDLQRRPLSRAETIAEHFRTASYPRGHGYTDWNRRTGNAYYAVDHGPVRCLILDTVNPNGGPNGSIDEQQARWLAAQLAAGSSRHLDQHGRTVQNRCHDKLFAIFSHHTLDTMDNLAAPEGVTRYGGAAVRDLLLRHPNVIAWVNGHTHENTVTPRRRPSNSTVAGGFWEISTAAHIDWPVQSRVIEVADNRNGTLSVFGTIVDLASPLRYRHGATDPINLASLARELSANDWQPPSGGLDIRRGSVEDRNVELLLPAPFGLGLTEQ, from the coding sequence ATGAGCCACGAGCTGAACCGTCGAGACGCGCTGCGGTTAGGGGTCGCAGGCGGCGCCGCGTTCGTCGCGACTCAGCTGCCGTCAGCTGCAGTTGCCGCACCGCCGAGGTTTCGTCCACACGGGTCTCCGAAGGGCACCACTCTCGATGCGACCGTGAGGCTGGGCAGCCCTGGACGCAACGGGTACCGCCTCCTCGTCGCTGGTCCTGGCGAGCCACGCGTCGTGCGCGACGACCTGCTCGCACACCGGCCCCAACGCAAGGCACGACCGCGCCCGCTGCTCGCGTTCGGGCAGCTGACCGACACCCACCTGGTGGACGCGCAGTCTCCGGGCCGGGTCGAGTTCCTCGATCGATACAGCGACCCGGACCAGCTCGGCGCGGCTGCTCCTCTCGACGGCCAGTACCGGCCGCACGACATGCTCACCGTCCAGGTCGCCGAGTCAATGGTTCAGGCTCTCAACCGGGTACGCCGAGGCCCGGCGACCGGCGTACCGATGGCGTTCACGATCTGCACCGGTGACAACGTCGACAACACCCAGTACAACGAATTGCGTTGGCAGATTGACGTGCTCGACGGTCAACGAGTTCGTCCCGACTCGGGCGACCCGCGTCGATACGAGGGCGTCGCGGATCCCACGCACTACGACACTCGCTACTGGCATCCCGAGGGCGCGCCAGGTCGCGAGCACCCCGACCTGCCGCGCACGCGCAACGGATTCCCAGCGGTCCCAGGGCTGTTGGACTCCTGCCGCAGACCGTTCCATGCCACCGGACTGGACATGCCCTGGCTGACCACGTTCGGCAACCACGACGGGTTGATGTCAGGGTCAGTGCCGCCCACGGCAGGGGGCCTGCGGGCCATGACCACCGGTGGTCGCAAGGTCATCGACCTGCCGCCCGGCACCGACGTCCTCCAGCTCCTCGACGGGATCAACACCCTCGACCCGGGCGCCCTGGCCACCTTGTTCGCCGGCCCCGCCAGGTCCGTGACCCCGGACCTGCAGCGTCGCCCGCTCTCGCGCGCCGAGACGATCGCCGAGCACTTCCGGACCGCGTCGTACCCCCGTGGGCACGGCTACACCGACTGGAATCGGCGCACGGGCAACGCCTACTACGCCGTCGATCACGGTCCGGTCCGTTGCCTGATCCTCGACACGGTCAACCCCAACGGCGGACCCAACGGGTCGATCGACGAGCAGCAGGCGCGTTGGCTCGCCGCCCAGCTCGCCGCAGGGTCCAGCCGGCACCTCGACCAGCACGGTCGTACGGTCCAGAACCGTTGCCACGACAAGCTGTTCGCGATCTTCAGCCATCACACGCTCGACACCATGGACAACCTCGCCGCGCCCGAAGGCGTGACGCGCTACGGAGGCGCAGCGGTGCGGGACCTGCTGCTGCGTCATCCCAACGTCATCGCCTGGGTCAATGGTCATACGCATGAGAACACGGTCACTCCGCGCCGTCGGCCCTCGAACTCCACTGTGGCGGGTGGGTTCTGGGAGATCAGCACCGCCGCGCACATCGATTGGCCGGTTCAGTCGCGAGTCATCGAGGTCGCGGACAACCGCAACGGCACGCTGTCCGTCTTCGGGACCATCGTCGACCTTGCTTCTCCGCTTCGGTACCGCCACGGCGCGACCGACCCGATCAACCTCGCGTCGTTGGCGCGGGAGCTCTCGGCGAACGACTGGCAGCCGCCTTCGGGAGGTCTGGACATCCGTCGTGGATCGGTCGAGGACCGCAACGTCGAGCTCCTCCTGCCGGCGCCGTTCGGCCTGGGTCTCACCGAGCAGTAG
- a CDS encoding ABC transporter substrate-binding protein, with amino-acid sequence MRITTKVRCAFGVTTALAFTLSVAGCSGSDEGGAKDDPNAKVTITFWHGWSAPNEVKAIQANVATFEKANPNVHVNVVGNITDDKINQALRAGGPKAPDVVSSFTTDNVGQLCSSKAFIDLAPFLKKSNVDPKTTFTATQLEYTQFKGVQCSLPLLGDAYGLYYNKTMFAKAGITRPPRTLSEFDAAAVKLTKSNGTGYSQLGFMPNYHGYESTTTHFNAQWSPKYFDSNGKSSIATDPGIKASFLWQKGLVDKLGGYAKLEKYRTTFGDEFGSKNPFMTGQVAMAIDGEWRAGMIDDSHNGLQYGVAPFPVPDDQAAQYGKGYVSGTIIGIARTSSKQNAAWRFVKYLTTDTKAVVDFANAIHNVPSTQAALASPDVNQNPAFQTFIKIASNPHSVTTPASPNGGTYQLTLQDVGYAYESGKLTDLPQGLGKAAKQIDTDIAQAR; translated from the coding sequence ATGAGGATCACCACGAAGGTTCGTTGCGCGTTCGGCGTGACGACCGCCTTGGCCTTCACGTTGAGCGTGGCCGGCTGCAGCGGCAGCGACGAGGGTGGCGCCAAGGACGACCCGAACGCGAAGGTCACCATCACCTTCTGGCACGGATGGAGCGCCCCGAACGAGGTCAAGGCGATCCAGGCCAACGTCGCGACGTTCGAGAAGGCCAACCCCAACGTCCACGTCAACGTCGTCGGCAACATCACCGACGACAAGATCAACCAGGCACTACGCGCCGGCGGACCGAAGGCACCCGACGTGGTCTCCTCCTTCACCACCGACAACGTCGGCCAGCTGTGCAGCTCGAAGGCGTTCATCGACCTCGCGCCGTTCCTGAAGAAGAGCAACGTCGACCCCAAGACCACGTTCACCGCGACGCAGCTCGAGTACACCCAGTTCAAGGGAGTGCAGTGCTCGCTCCCGCTCCTGGGAGACGCATACGGCCTCTACTACAACAAGACGATGTTCGCGAAGGCCGGCATCACCCGGCCACCCAGGACGCTCTCGGAGTTCGACGCCGCCGCGGTCAAGCTGACCAAGTCCAACGGCACCGGCTACTCCCAGCTGGGCTTCATGCCCAACTACCACGGCTACGAGTCGACCACCACGCACTTCAACGCCCAGTGGTCACCGAAGTACTTCGACAGCAACGGGAAGTCGAGCATCGCCACTGACCCCGGTATCAAGGCGTCCTTCCTGTGGCAGAAGGGCCTGGTCGACAAGCTGGGTGGCTACGCGAAGCTGGAGAAGTACCGGACGACCTTCGGCGACGAGTTCGGTTCGAAGAACCCGTTCATGACCGGCCAGGTCGCGATGGCGATCGACGGCGAGTGGCGTGCGGGGATGATCGATGACTCCCACAACGGCCTGCAGTACGGCGTCGCACCCTTCCCGGTGCCCGACGACCAGGCCGCGCAGTACGGCAAGGGTTACGTCAGCGGCACCATCATCGGCATCGCCCGCACCAGCAGCAAGCAGAACGCCGCCTGGCGGTTCGTGAAGTACCTGACCACCGACACCAAGGCCGTCGTCGACTTCGCCAACGCGATCCACAACGTCCCGTCGACGCAGGCGGCGCTCGCCTCGCCCGACGTCAACCAGAACCCCGCCTTCCAGACCTTCATCAAGATCGCCTCGAACCCGCACAGCGTCACCACGCCCGCCAGCCCGAACGGCGGGACGTACCAGCTGACCCTGCAGGACGTCGGCTACGCGTACGAGTCGGGCAAGCTCACCGATCTGCCGCAGGGTCTGGGCAAGGCGGCCAAGCAGATCGACACCGACATCGCTCAGGCCCGATAG